The following proteins are co-located in the Silene latifolia isolate original U9 population chromosome 1, ASM4854445v1, whole genome shotgun sequence genome:
- the LOC141606688 gene encoding myosin-binding protein 7, whose amino-acid sequence MANDIVSFPSKNLEQCCDCGCSCSLTTDSSTGMWIRSVKRKYDEFERSGRFYIPGLDILPLARVGIENECALLRETVSSQQSTIQDLCMELEEERNASSSAANEAMSMILRLQGEKAEVQMEARQFKRFTEEKISHDAQEISALEDVLYKREQTIQALTCEIQACKHRMMSYGLTEYEAEGMKERYNRNESFYSAVDSPTYAYPPLRCNLNESQGQSEFEDDVDFEKYPFGETPRSQDLKNLEYRINQLEGTPRGDQMNGDFGPRPVLEKIIVGHSPRRSRHSKRISVDSLSSLPGFGRDLGSDYTYDSPRFGTSFKKLDCVAEELRKSDCASDYEDDMSDRVYTIDSVHPGAPYNMEPKTAGKFCDEYIPTPRGSLTHADAVEPEVKKLYLRLQALEADRESMRQTIMSMQTDKAQVVLLREIAQQLCKDMTPAKPMPVQKLSVIRTFSIVAVCKWLLSFVFWRKKAHKSKYMFDLTPNNVGLLMLLDKSPHGKLWRCVRSTQVRK is encoded by the exons ATGGCTAATGATATTGTGTCATTCCCGTCGAAAAACCTGGAGCAATGCTGTGATTGTGGATGTAGCTGTTCTCTGACGACCGACTCTTCCACTGGGATGTGGATTAGGTCGGTCAAGAGGAAGTATGACGAGTTTGAGCGTAGTGGTCGTTTCTATATCCCTGGTCTTGATATCTTGCCTCTTGCACGGGTTGGGATTGAGAATGAGTGCGCTTTGTTGCGAGAGACGGTTAGTAGCCAACAGTCGACAATTCAGGACTTGTGTATGGagttggaagaagagaggaatgCATCTTCATCTGCTGCTAATGAGGCAATGTCGATGATTTTGAGGCTTCAAGGGGAAAAGGCGGAGGTCCAAATGGAGGCTCGGCAATTTAAACGTTTTACTGAGGAGAAAATTTCACATGATGCTCAGGAGATATCTGCATTGGAGGATGTGTTGTATAAAAGAGAGCAGACAATCCAAGCCCTTACATGTGAAATTCAAGCCTGTAAGCATAGAATGATGAGTTATGGTCTCACAGAATACGAAGCTGAGGGTATGAAGGAAAGGTATAATCGCAACGAAAGCTTTTATAGTGCTGTTGATTCTCCCACCTATGCCTATCCTCCTCTAAGATGTAATTTGAATGAATCACAAGGACAATCAGAGTTTGAAGATGATGTGGATTTTGAGAAGTACCCCTTTGGTGAGACTCCGAGGAGTCAAGATTTGAAGAATCTAGAATACAGGATCAATCAATTGGAAGGAACTCCTCGTGGCGATCAGATGAATGGGGACTTTGGTCCCAGGCCTGTTTTGGAGAAGATAATTGTTGGTCATTCTCCAAGACGGTCCAGACACTCCAAGAGGATTTCTGTTGATAGCTTAAGTTCATTACCCGGGTTTGGTAGAGACTTAGGATCTGATTACACGTATGATTCTCCAAGGTTTGGTACTAGTTTCAAGAAGCTAGATTGTGTGGCCGAGGAATTGAGAAAGTCAGATTGTGCATCTGACTATGAAGATGACATGAGTGATCGAGTGTATACAATTGATTCTGTGCATCCCGGAGCACCGTATAACATGGAGCCCAAAACTGCTGGAAAGTTTTGCGACGAGTACATACCTACACCAAGGGGGTCACTAACGCATGCCGACGCAGTAGAGCCTGAAGTCAAGAAGCTATACTTGAGACTGCAGGCCCTTGAGGCTGATAGAGAATCAATGCGGCAGACAATTATGTCAATGCAGACTGATAAAGCACAAGTGGTTTTACTTAGAGAAATTGCTCAACAATTGTGTAAAGATATGACACCAGCAAAACCGATGCCTGTTCAAAAGCTATCCGTCATTAGGACCTTTTCCATTGTTGCAGTTTGTAAG TGGCTGCTGTCTTTTGTTTTCTGGAGAAAGAAAGCACATAAAAGCAA